A window of Gallaecimonas kandeliae genomic DNA:
ATAGCCGTGGTCGGCGCCGTCATGGTGCTGGCCTCCATGCTGGTGATCCCCTGGCTTATCCTGCGCATGCCCGCCACTTACTTCGTGCGTGAGTACAGGCCCAGGCACTGGACGGCCTTCACCGCCAGTTGGTGGCTGCTGCGCAACCTGCTGGCCCTGGTGCTCTTCGCCGCCGGCTTCCTGATGCTGTTCCTGCCCGGCCAGGGGCTGCTGACCATCCTCATCTCCCTGGTGGTGTCGGACTTCCCCGGCAAGTACCAGCTGGAGAAAGCCGTGATCCGCCAGGACGCTGTGTTCAAGGCGGTGAACTGGATCCGCCACCGCTACGGCCGCGAGGCCATCATCCACCCCGATCACTGACCCCTTTTCAATTGGTTGGCAAATAAACAACAGCAAACTTCACTTTTGCTGTTGCCGATACTGGTCTGATGTGTAATTTTTGTTAACTGGACGGGCCAGTTGATAAGGCCCGCCAGCCAACTCACAGACAAGGGGGAGATATGAAACTCAACGCAATGGTATTGGGCCTGGCACTGCTGGGCACCGCAAGCGTCAGCCAGGAAGCCCAGGCCACGGGCAGCGGCTACACCCAGACCCAGTATCCCATAGTGCTGGTGCACGGCCTCTTCGGCTTCGATTCCCTGGCCGGGGTGGACTACTGGTACGGCATACCCTCGGCGCTCAGCAAAGACGGCGCCCAGGTCTATGTGGTCAATGTGTCCGCCGCCAACAGCACCGAAGTGCGGGGTGAGCAGCTGCTGGACCAGATCCAATCGATCCTGGCCCTGACCGGCGCCAAGAAGGTAAACCTCATCGGCCATTCCCACGGCGGCCCCACCGCCCGCTATGCCGCCTCCATGCGGCCGGATCTGGTGGCTTCCGTCACCTCCGTGGGGGGCGTCAACTGGGGCTCGCGCTTTGCCGACGCCGTGCGCGGCACCCTGCCTGAAGGCTCGCTGGCCGAAGACATAGTGGCCGGCGCCGCCAACGGCTTCTCGTCCATCATCGAGTTCCTGTCCGGCAGCCCGGCCGACCCCAGCGACTCGATAGCGGCCCTGAACTCCCTGACCACGGCCGACACTGTGCGCTTCAACGGCCTCTACCCCGAGGGCATGCCCGACCATTACTGCGGCCAGGGCCCCATGAAGGCCAGCAACGGCGTCTACTACTTCTCCTGGAGCGGCGCCAGCAAGGTCACCAACCTGCTGGACGTCAGCGACGCCGGCCTGCTGGCCACCTCCTTGGTCTTCAACGAGCCCAACGACGGCCTGGTCTCCAGCTGTTCCAGCCACCTGGGCATGGTGATCCGTGACAACTACGGCATGAACCACCTGGACGAAGTGAACCAGGCCTTCGGCTTGGTGAACCTCTTCGAGACCAACCCCAAGACCCTCTACCGGGCCCAGGCCAACCGCCTGAAAAACCTGGGGCTTTGATGAAGTTCCGCTACTGGCTGCCCCCCTTGCTGTTGGGGGCGGCCCTCGGCTACGGCTTCTGGCCAGCTCAGCATCAGGCGGTTACGTCGGTGGAAGCCAAGCCGGCGAGCCTGGCCAAGACCCAGGCCGACGGCGCCCTCGGCCAAGGCTTCGCCCTGGACCAGGCCCTGATGGAGCGCTTCGACTATTGGCTGAGCGCCAGGGGCGAGCTGCCGGACGAAGCCCTCAAGGCCAAGTTGGCGGACTCCCTCAAGGCCGACGGCTGGCGTGATGGCGACATCCAGGCGGCCCTGGCCGCCTTCGGCCGCTACCAGGGGTACCTCAAGGCCTTGGCCCAGGTCGCCAAGCCCGCCTCGGCCAAGGCCGCCGACCTCAAGGCCGCCTGGGCCGAGCGGGACGCGGTACGGGCCCGTTATTTTTCCGAGGCCGAGCGCCAGGCCCTCTGGGGCCAGGACAAGGCCCTGGAGGAATTCACCCTGAGGCGCCTGGAGATCAACGAGCTGGGCCTGAGCCCCGCCGAACGGGCCGACTGGCTGGACGACGAACTGGCCAAGGCGCCGCCCGAGGTGCAGAAGGCCTTTGCCCCCAGCCAGCAGCTGGACAGGCTGGATCAGATGGCCGGCGCCAGCCGCGACCAGTTGGCGGCCCGTTTCGGGGACGAAGCGGCGGACCGGTTGGAGGCGGCCAAGGCCAGGGAGCAGGGCTGGAAGGACAAGGTGGCGGCCTACCGCGCCGAGGCCAACCGCCTGGCGGAACTGCCCCCCGAGCAGCGGGACCAGGCCCTGGCTCAATACAGGGCCGGCCACTTCACGGCTCTGGAGGGGCGGCGCCTGGACGCCTGGCTGCGCAGCGGCCTGAAATGAAAAAAGCCGCCCTAGGGCGGCTTTTTCTTTGGCAGCGCTTAACCGGCCAGGCCGACGTAGATCTCCTGGACGTCGTCGACGGCGTCCAGCTTTTCCAGGAAGGCTTCCACTTCTTCGAGGGCCGTGCCGTCCAGGCTCACCGGGTTCTTGGGCTTGTAGCCCAGCTTGGCGGACTGCACCTCGAAGCCGAAGCCTGGCAGGGCGCGGCTGACGGCGTCGAGATCCTTGGGATCGGTGTAGAAGGTCACCAGGCCGTCCTCGCCCTCTTCGAGATCCTGGGCGCCGGCTTCGATGGCCGCTTCCTCGGCATTGGCGGTGCCCACCGCCTCGATAAAGCCCAGGTAGTCAAAATCCCAGGACACCGAACCGGAATTGCCCAGCTGGCCGCCGCGAAAGCCGACCCGCATCTCGGAGAAGGTGCGGTTCTTGTTGTCGGTCAGGCACTCGACGATGACGGGCACCTGGTGGGGGCCGAAGCCCTCGTAGGTCACCAGCTCGTAGTGGATCACCTCGTCCAGCAGGCCGGCGCCCTTCTTGATGGCCCGCTCCAGGGTGTCTTTGGGCATGGAGGCCTTCTTGGCCGCTTCGATGGCCAGGCGCAGCCGGGCATTCATGTCCGGATCGGCGCCGGCGCGGGCCGCCACCATGATCTCGCGGGTCAGTTTGGTGAAGATCTTACCCTTGGCATTGGCCGCCGCCGTCTTGTGCTTGGCCTTCCACTGTGCGCCCATGGCTCTGCTCGCTCTTATCTGTGTTGGGGCCCTAAGGGCCTGGATTGGGGCGATTATAGGTGCTGAGGTGGTGACCAGTCAGCTGCTATTCCCTTGCGGATAGTGGCTACGTTTTGATGCGTTCAGGCACTGAGTGTGATGCCAAGAATATGCGAGAGACCTTGTTCGGCATTAATCGAGGTGCCCCAGTCAGTTCATGACTAGGCATATTGCCAATCACCTTGCCTTGCAATGACTGGTCTGATATTTAAGCTACCCCCCTTTGTATGCCTTCGGTGCTGACGACGGTTGAGGGGCCCTCACTTCATTGGAATGAAAGGAAAAGGATTCCTATGCAATTCAAACTCAAGCCGCTGGCGTTGCTGGGACTCTGTGCCTGGCAAGCCACTGCTGCTACCCAGACACCAAATCAATTCGTTAAAAGCAATGCAGGCAATGTGATTGTCATGCAGGCCAGTCAAGGTAAAACGCTGACGCCGGTCCTGGACTTGTTTTCCATGGGAAACAATGTTGGGCGCTATGGTGCTTACAGCGGCGACTACAATGGCGACGGCAATAAAGAGCTGGTACTGGCACAATACAACAATGTCAGTATCGTACAAATCAAAGGCGGGAAATTTGAGCCTGTAAGCCAGTTCAACTTCAAGGTGGGGGTTTCATCTACGGCCTATTTTCATGATCTTAAGGCCGATGGTCATTACCTCTTTGTGGCGAGCTCAGACGGAAAAGTATCCCGCATTAACTTAATCACTCGTACTGTAGAGACCTTGACTGGGATCGACAGCGCCAGGACGCTTCTGGTTGCCCAGACCAGCGATGACAGTCAGCCGCAATTGTTGGTTGAGACCTCTGGCGGCTATATCCAAGTTTATGATGCCGTAACCGGAGCATTGCAAAGAACCTTCAGCGGTATTTCAAGCAATCATCTGCTTGCAGGCTCCTTTACCGAGAAAGGAGTCCATGAACTCCTGCTCGACAACGGCCAAATCTACCGATTTACCTCTGGATGGCTGACACTGCAGAAGACCATTGCCTCTCCCATTGGGACATATAGCCAAGTTGTCGATATGGATGGCGATGGGCTGGACGAAGTTGTCACGTCGAGCGGCTGGACAACCATCAGCATGATAAGCCCGGCAACGGATTCTATTCTTTGGTCACATACACCGGGTCAGAATATCAGCGCCCTGCAGGTTTTCGACCTGAACGGTGATGGAAAACTGGATGTCGTTTATGGCGATGGCCAATGGGGGGGAAGCCTCCATGGGCTGGCTCTGACCACAGGTGACGAATTCTGGAGTCTTGCCAGCTCAGGCTATGGGGTTAGCAGTCTGGTCGTGGCCGATCTGGACAGCGACGGCAAGCTGGACATCGGCTGGGGCGGCAGTTTTTCAGATAACGAAAATTACCACGTTTACGATGTTGCCAGTCAAACCGCCAAATGGGTCAGCAAGAATGTTGGCTTCCCCGTCAATGCGGTCGGATTGGCGGATATCAATGGCGATGGCAAGCTTGAAGCTTTGTACGCCAATGTCATCTCAAGCAGTACCGTGATCAAAGCCGTTGATCCTGAGAGCAAAGCGCAACTGTGGGAAGCCACGAATCCAGATAACTGGGGTGGGACAGTGATCTTGAAAACGGCTGATTTAGATAAGGATGGTCAGCCAGATATCATCGTAGGTG
This region includes:
- a CDS encoding esterase/lipase family protein, whose amino-acid sequence is MKLNAMVLGLALLGTASVSQEAQATGSGYTQTQYPIVLVHGLFGFDSLAGVDYWYGIPSALSKDGAQVYVVNVSAANSTEVRGEQLLDQIQSILALTGAKKVNLIGHSHGGPTARYAASMRPDLVASVTSVGGVNWGSRFADAVRGTLPEGSLAEDIVAGAANGFSSIIEFLSGSPADPSDSIAALNSLTTADTVRFNGLYPEGMPDHYCGQGPMKASNGVYYFSWSGASKVTNLLDVSDAGLLATSLVFNEPNDGLVSSCSSHLGMVIRDNYGMNHLDEVNQAFGLVNLFETNPKTLYRAQANRLKNLGL
- a CDS encoding lipase secretion chaperone, whose product is MKFRYWLPPLLLGAALGYGFWPAQHQAVTSVEAKPASLAKTQADGALGQGFALDQALMERFDYWLSARGELPDEALKAKLADSLKADGWRDGDIQAALAAFGRYQGYLKALAQVAKPASAKAADLKAAWAERDAVRARYFSEAERQALWGQDKALEEFTLRRLEINELGLSPAERADWLDDELAKAPPEVQKAFAPSQQLDRLDQMAGASRDQLAARFGDEAADRLEAAKAREQGWKDKVAAYRAEANRLAELPPEQRDQALAQYRAGHFTALEGRRLDAWLRSGLK
- a CDS encoding YebC/PmpR family DNA-binding transcriptional regulator, giving the protein MGAQWKAKHKTAAANAKGKIFTKLTREIMVAARAGADPDMNARLRLAIEAAKKASMPKDTLERAIKKGAGLLDEVIHYELVTYEGFGPHQVPVIVECLTDNKNRTFSEMRVGFRGGQLGNSGSVSWDFDYLGFIEAVGTANAEEAAIEAGAQDLEEGEDGLVTFYTDPKDLDAVSRALPGFGFEVQSAKLGYKPKNPVSLDGTALEEVEAFLEKLDAVDDVQEIYVGLAG